From the Paenibacillus tianjinensis genome, the window GCCGTATTATTCCTGTATGGCAGTGGTCTATTGTCCATTACCACCTTGATCCAATTTCCGAATGCCACTTTCATTTTGACCTATATCGGCGGCTGTGCTGCAGGCATCCGGCTGCTCAAAGGACACCGCCCCGGTGTTATAATCAGCTGGATTTCATTTGCGGCGACGGTGGCTGTGTTCCCTTTTACCGGCTGGGCAATTGGCTATCCGCTGGTTATCACTGCGGTTTTCACAATAATTATTTTACTAAGTCATAAACACGCTTCTATTACTGACCTATCTGAGGTCAAAACCTCACAGGAGAAGTCCAAAGTAATCTAAAAATACGCAAAACCGGTTATCCCATACCAATAGGCCGCGTTGTCCTTAAAATTCAAGGACAACGCGGCCTCTTCTCTTTTCCATTCTCCTGCTATTGAATTTCCACGGCAAAAACTGCTGATGTCTGGTTAAGTGTGTACTTGCCGTCTCCCGTCGTCCATGGCGCAAAATAAGTGTAAAAATATACTCCACTCTCTTTAGGAGCCACCAACGTAATCACGGCAACCCAGATAATCCCACCAATAACTGTTATGGGTTACCCGCCAGCCCGAAACTCTCCGGATTTGCCCAGGTTTTTATGATGGAAATGAACTAAAATGCTTTACAGTCAACATAACTTTGATTATGTTAACTATATAATGTATTTTTCCATAATCAAGAAACTTTATTGTATTCAGGAAGTCTACTTGATATGAGAAGAAATAAGGAGTTGAGCTGCTTGTCAAAATTCAAACTTGGTTTTACTGCATTTCTGGCCTCCGGCCTGCTTGTTTACAGTGTGGCTTCTATAACAGATGCCAGATCATCAATTATCAATCCTCTGAATACCCGCGCTGTCCTTTTCGCAGCTGCAAAGGCCTCCCCATCCCCAAAACCGGCAGCCATACAAGTGCGCTGGCAGGCAAAAGCAGACGGAGGCGGATTCAGTGCCGGGAAACAACCCGTCTCGAACGGCGTCATCTATTATTCCACCAACAACATCCTGTACGCCAAAAATATCAGCACTGGCAAACTGCTCTGGTCTTATAGAAATGCTGCCAATCCGCAAATTGTAACGAATAATTCTGTCTTTGTCTTCGCTAACAGTGATCATCTGCTGAAAATCTCAGCCACTACCGGCAAGCTGATCTGGAAGGTTAAAGTAGCCCAGCTCCCGATGGAAGTCGGCGGGCAAGCACGTCTGATTAACGGGAAAGTTATTTTTGCCAATGAGCGCGGAGGCATTATCGCCTACAATCCCGTCTCAGGTAAGAAATTATGGGAAAATCCAAAGATCCCCATGTATGCGGGGAGCCTCTACGGTGAATATAAAGGCGTTCTAGTTGTATCCAGCACAGTCGATAATATCCGCTCACAATATTATGGTCTGGACCCGGAAACAGGTAAGCAGTTGTGGAGAACCGAAGGAATATATGATCTCATCTCTGTAGATGGAGGGAATTTCGTGCTGCAGAAGCGGGCCGGGGAGCAATACAAGACAGTAACGGCCCCTGTGCCGGGCCATTTGCTGACTCTTGTGCAAATGGACCCCGCAACCGGAAAAATAACAGGGGAGGAAAACTATCAGCCGCTGGATGATGTCAGACGGATAGGCAGCTTCTACACGTTTATTCAAAAGCCTTATACCTATGCGGCAAGTGAAGATGCTGATCAGTCTGAAATTTCGCTCACCCGCTTCACACGCGGCCAAGGGGATTCTGCCTCCAAAAGCTATGACGGATACGGAAGCTGGGTTGCCGGCCCTGTGGAGGGAATGGTATTTTTCCAGCAATGCACCAAATTAACTGGAGTCAATCTCACAGACGACCGCATTGTAACGTTCATTACTCCCTCCAGCAAAATTGTCAAAGTGGAGAAGAAAGATCATTACGTATTTGCAAGCTATGAGGACGGAAGCTTCTCGGTCATGGATGCGGAGTCTGGAGCATCGCTCGGCCAATTTAACACCGGACTATCCTATACTTATTTCGGAAATATAGCTATTGATAACGGAACCGCGCTGATTCGGTTTGAAAGTAAACTGTTCGCAGTCTCTTTGCCGAAATAAAAGAAAAGGACTTCCTTCGAAGTCCTTTATAACTATCTATCGAATCGTCCGCAAATATTCGCCAATTCTCCGGGCAGCCTCCAGAAGCCGTGCTTCATCTTCTACCAAGGCAATTCTGACAAAGCCTTCTCCTTGTGCCCCAAAAGCATCGCCAGGAATGACCACCACGCCGGTCTTCAGCACCAGCTCATGGGCAAACTGCCGTGACCGTCCCTCCAGTTCTGTAAAAGCGTATCCTTCAGGCAGCGGTGCCCAGATGAACATCGTTGCTGCGGGACTAGGGACAGCCCATCCTTCCTCGGTTAGCGCTTCAACAAACAGATCCCGCCGGCGTTCATACAGCGGGGCCACCTCTAGCCGCCCATTCCCCTGCATCGCCAGCTTCAGCGCCAGCACCGCAGCTTCCTGCACCGGATTGAACACACCATAATCTACATTGCTTTTAAGCTCCCTAAGTGCCCCTACGGCTTCACGGTTGCCGGTCATAAAACCGATGCGGCAGCCGGCCATATTAAAGCTTTTGGAAAAGGAATGGAACTCCACTGACGTATGTATTGCTCCAGGCACCTGCAGAATGCTTATCGGCCGGTAACCTCCAAACCCCATCTCGGAATAGGCGAGATCATGAATAATCAGTACATCCCATTTATGAGCGAAGGCAACAAGCTTCTCCATGTAAGCCAGGTCTACGGTTACTGAAATCGGATTTCCGGGGAAGCTGAGCAGAATAAAGACTGCTTCCTGCCATACTGCCTCCGGTATGCTGTCCAAATCAGGCAGAAAGGCATTGTCCTCAAGAAGCGGAAGCGGCCAGGCTCTAACTCCGGCTAGTGCCAGCGCTCCTGTATAAATCGGATAACCCGGGTCAGGTACAATCGCGAGATCACCAGGATTACATAAAGCTAAAGCGAGATGCGCCAAGCCATCCTGCGAACCCATTAACGAAACCAGCTCTTCCTCCGGGTCAACCTCTACCCCAAACCGCCAGTTCATCCACTCCGCTGCCTGCTTACGGAATTCAGTACTTCCCTTGGAAGCCGGATAAGAGTAACTATCCTCTCTAAGCACTGCCTCACTTAAAGCTTGGCGTATCTCAGGAGCGGGTGCCTGATCGGGACTGCCGATTCCGAGATCAATGACATCCAGACCTGAACTCATGGCTTCCTCCTTCCAGCTGGCCACCTCCGAAAAAATCGATGAGCCCAAATGTGAAAGCTTGTCCGATCTCCATTTTTGCCTGGAGGCTGATTTGTCTGTTTTCAAAACTCTCCACCTGCCTGTTTTTGAATCATTATAGCATGGGTCGGGATTAGATGGAGTAAGCCAGTTAGCAAATGGTATTAAATAGTAATTCTCGCTCTTTTTTAACCGTGAACTTGGACACGCCCTGTATTAAAAATCGTTCTAAAACAAAACAGCGTATAATTTATGTTATACGCTTTTTTTTTTGGGCCCAAATGAGCTGCATTTTGACCAAAATGACGAACCATTTAAGCAGGCGATACTCTCAATAATTTTCTTAACAAAATGGAAAGCACGCTTTACATTTATTGTTTTTAATGATATTTTAATTATGGAAAGTATGCTTTCCATCTCGTGATGTGAGGTGATCCTTTGAAAAACAGGCTTGAGGAAATACGTAAACAGCACGGTATTAAGCAGGAGGAGCTTGCAGCAGCGCTTGAGGTATCCAGACAGACGATCGGCTCGCTTGAAAATGGGAGATACAACCCTTCCATCATTTTAGCTTTAAAAATCGCCCGTTATTTCCACTTGTCCGTTGAGGAGATTTTTATCTACGAGGAGGATCAGAAATGAGAAGATCAACGGCTTTCTACGCAGTACTGCTGTTCATCGGAATCTGCGCAATTGTAGCAAGCTTCTTTTTTAACAATGAGGAATTCAAGGCTCTCTCGGGTACGTTGATCGGCATCGGGGCGAGCAGTGCGGGGGTTAGTATATCCAACTTATTAATGAACCGTGCAGCACGCAAAAACCCTGAGCTTGAAAAACAGGCCACCATCGATTATAACGATGAACGGAATACGGTTATCCGTAACCGGGCCAAAGCCAAGGCTGCTGACATCACGCAATGGCTGATCATGGCGATCGCCTATATTACGATTCTTATTTCAGCCCCATTATGGGTGACACTCGCTGTAGTTGTAGTATTCTTGATATACCATTTCATGAGTCATTATCTGATGGTCCAATACCAGAAAAGTATGTAAAAACATAGCAGCGCCAGCCCGCAAATCAACAATACCTTACGGCTGGCGCTGCCCGTGCTTCAGTTAACCGTTATTTCCACAATCTGATGACATCAACCAGCTCATTCCCATTAAAATCAAGTCTGTATACATCCGGTTTGGACATGTTTAGCAGGAAATTCAAGTCGTACTTGTTGTCATAATGATTCATAATCAAAGTCATTACGGCTCCATGTGTGCCTAAAGCTATTTTCCGTCCGTCATAATTCATTAATAACTCTTCTACAACGGCGACAGCCCGGTTCTGACATCCGGCATTCGATTCTCCCCCCGGCAAAGAAAAATCAGGATCAATAAACGATCTCTCCAATAGTGGAACTAACTCCTCATCAGGCAAGCGTATATCTTCATTTAGGAAGATTCTTTCTTTAAGGTCTTCGTATAACTGCACCTCCTGGCCGCTGACCCCAGCCAAATCCTCAATGGTTAGAATCGCCCTTAGATAAGGGCTTGAGACAAACACCTCTATATCTTCTTGTTTCAATAACTCAGTTACTTGATGCGCATCCCTCTTCCCTTTTTCCGTCAAACCTCGGGTTCTTTCATTTTTGCTGCTCTCATTCACTGGTGATTCACCATGTCTTACCATATAAATCGAAGTGTGCATAGCTTCCTCCTGAAATATATTTTTCCGGATGATTAATGAAATACAACTTTCACACTATATTAGTAATAACTGGTATGTCAATGAGGAAGTACTAGTCTTGCCCGGACAGGCATAGGATAGGGTATTACGAGTGAAGGTGGGAAACCTTATGTCCAAGAATAAACGCGGCAAAGCACTCTGGCGGATGCCGTCCCGCAGCAGAGGAACCTGTCCAATCTGTGGAAGCACACGGATTAAACTGCTCTATATCGGCAAAAGTGCCGACGGCGGCAAGCTGGATGTCTGCAAAAAATGTGACGGGAAGCAGGCGGTTTAACCGTATAGCCCCGCTTAACGCAGGCTCTGTATAGCAATCATAGTTAAGGGGAGCACCGTTCCGTAACGGTACTCCCCTTTATTATTACATTTATTCATGCTGCGGTACCCAGTTGCGGACACCGTTATCCTCCAGAATCCCTAAAGTCACATCCGAAATATGCGGGTCAGCCAGCAGCTTGTCCCTCACCTTAAACTTGATATCGTCGGCATCCGCCAGCGATAAGCCCCGCCGCAGCTCGATCAGGCCTTCTATATGATAATAACGCCCCTCCTGCAGAATTCGCATCTGAAAAATATCCGTAACCTGCGGCTCGTCGAAGATGATCTTCGCTACCTTATCCTCGATTTCCGGCGGAGCGGCAACACCGATCAGTCCAACCATATTGTCATAGCCTACACGGAAGGCTACCCCGATCATCATAAAAGCAATCAAAATGCTCGTGATTCCGTCAAGCAGATGAAAATCGGTTAGTGCGGTGACTAGGACGGCGATCATCGCCAGCAGTCCCCCTGTTGTGGCCACCAGATCTTCATAGTAGACAAGCCGGGTCGGCGGGGCAGCCCGCTTCACATTTTTGAGTGAGACGGTAAGCTTGCTCAAGCCTTTGGCTTCAACCCGTGCTTCATGCAGCACTTCATTCATGGCCTTCACCCAGACAAATCCGTCTGCGGCTATCGACAGCAGCAGTACCAGCACATTGATCCAATAACCTCCGGATTCCTCGGCCGGATGCTTCAGCAGATGGAACCCTTCCAGCATCGTTTCATAGGCCATCACCGTTACTACAATTACTGCGACCATGCAGAACAGGTTGATAACCCGCCCGAAGCCGTCCGGGAAGCGGCGGGTAGGCCTTTTTTCGGCCAACACACTGCCTGTAAATACAAACAACTGATTGACGGCATCAGCAATGGAATGCATCATAGTTGCGAACATCGAACCGCTGCCCGTCAAAGCAAAGGCAACTGCTTTAACTATGGCGATGCAAGTATTGCCTATAGCTGCCGATCCGGAGGATCTGTTACCTTTTTTGATCAGGTTTCCAATCGTTTCGCGTTTCTCATCCATAATTCTGGCAGCCTCCTTACGCGTCTGTCCATTTACCGGCACATCCGCTCCGCAAATGATATCCAGTTTGTTGTCCACTCATCCTATGTACTTATTTAACCTGATGTGGACAAATCCTATCACTTGCATATAGAGGAGACTGTCATCAATTGCCGCAATCCTTTACTGAAATCCCGTTTTAATCCACAGCCTGGAAATATCGAGGAACCCGAACGATCCGGTATGCAGGCCGAACAAACTCTGATTGAGCTGCGCCCTCTTATTCATATGGCATCCATAGAGTAGCCATGCATTATCGCGGAGAAGGTCTTCCATCTGCTCGAGCAGGCGGCATCTGCCTTCTTCAGGCAGTTCTGCAAAGTGAGCAAGCTCTTGCTCTATTCTGTCACGCTGGCTGTCTTCCAGCAAAACATGAAGATGATTAGACTTGTTCACAAAATAATTAATCATCCCCCACTGCCAGTCATCCTCCAGCACTTCTTCCGCAAACACAAAATTAGCCTGGCACATGATTTCTTTCAGGTTATAATCCTTGTAATCCAGCAGTCTGAATTGCAGGCCAATCCCGGCTCCGCGCCGCTGAAGCCATTCCGCTTCCTCCCGTTCATCTTTCTTAGGAAGATATCCAAGGGTGATGACTTCACCGCTATAGCCGCTTAAATCAAGCAGCTGTTTCGCTTGTTCAAGTGAAGGTTCAACCCATGTGCTCTTACGGCTTCTCCAGGGAAGGAAACTGTCAGCAGGGGTAATCCGGTTACCTCCGAGTTCTCTGATCAACGCAAGCGGGTGATATAAAAGTCTCATTGCCTGACGAAAATGAAGATTGTTCTGTATTCCTTTTTTACGGAAATTGGTGAGAATGTATCTGCATCCCAAAGCCGGATAGTCAATACTGTTATTAGTGCATGGCTCTGAGGACGGCCGGAATTCCTCTACATCCGGAAGCTGGTAATGGCGTTCACTGACCCTCTGATCCGGCAAATACCAGATCTCAACCCGGTCCAGGAGCGGCCGGATGCCGTAATAATCATCAAATGCAGCAAGCACCAGAACATCATCGCTCAGATTCATCACCCGGTATGGCCCGGTTCCAAGCGGTTTTTCCGCAGAAAATTCCACATCGCAGGGAAGAATCGACATATAAATTGAACTCAGCAAGTGCAGGAAAAAGCGGTTTGGACTGGACAAATCAAAACGGATACGGTGATCCCCTAGCAGCTCTACACCAGTAATGTGACGGAAGTGCCACAAGGCCGGACTATTCTGATCCTTCAGTCGCTGCAGCGTCTCCTTGACATCCCTAGCTGTCATGACGCGCCCATGATGGAACCGCACACCCTTGCGCAGATAAAAAATATAACTGGTATAGGTCTCATTCACTTC encodes:
- a CDS encoding PQQ-binding-like beta-propeller repeat protein; its protein translation is MSKFKLGFTAFLASGLLVYSVASITDARSSIINPLNTRAVLFAAAKASPSPKPAAIQVRWQAKADGGGFSAGKQPVSNGVIYYSTNNILYAKNISTGKLLWSYRNAANPQIVTNNSVFVFANSDHLLKISATTGKLIWKVKVAQLPMEVGGQARLINGKVIFANERGGIIAYNPVSGKKLWENPKIPMYAGSLYGEYKGVLVVSSTVDNIRSQYYGLDPETGKQLWRTEGIYDLISVDGGNFVLQKRAGEQYKTVTAPVPGHLLTLVQMDPATGKITGEENYQPLDDVRRIGSFYTFIQKPYTYAASEDADQSEISLTRFTRGQGDSASKSYDGYGSWVAGPVEGMVFFQQCTKLTGVNLTDDRIVTFITPSSKIVKVEKKDHYVFASYEDGSFSVMDAESGASLGQFNTGLSYTYFGNIAIDNGTALIRFESKLFAVSLPK
- a CDS encoding aminotransferase class I/II-fold pyridoxal phosphate-dependent enzyme, which gives rise to MKTDKSASRQKWRSDKLSHLGSSIFSEVASWKEEAMSSGLDVIDLGIGSPDQAPAPEIRQALSEAVLREDSYSYPASKGSTEFRKQAAEWMNWRFGVEVDPEEELVSLMGSQDGLAHLALALCNPGDLAIVPDPGYPIYTGALALAGVRAWPLPLLEDNAFLPDLDSIPEAVWQEAVFILLSFPGNPISVTVDLAYMEKLVAFAHKWDVLIIHDLAYSEMGFGGYRPISILQVPGAIHTSVEFHSFSKSFNMAGCRIGFMTGNREAVGALRELKSNVDYGVFNPVQEAAVLALKLAMQGNGRLEVAPLYERRRDLFVEALTEEGWAVPSPAATMFIWAPLPEGYAFTELEGRSRQFAHELVLKTGVVVIPGDAFGAQGEGFVRIALVEDEARLLEAARRIGEYLRTIR
- a CDS encoding helix-turn-helix transcriptional regulator; amino-acid sequence: MKNRLEEIRKQHGIKQEELAAALEVSRQTIGSLENGRYNPSIILALKIARYFHLSVEEIFIYEEDQK
- a CDS encoding histidine phosphatase family protein — translated: MHTSIYMVRHGESPVNESSKNERTRGLTEKGKRDAHQVTELLKQEDIEVFVSSPYLRAILTIEDLAGVSGQEVQLYEDLKERIFLNEDIRLPDEELVPLLERSFIDPDFSLPGGESNAGCQNRAVAVVEELLMNYDGRKIALGTHGAVMTLIMNHYDNKYDLNFLLNMSKPDVYRLDFNGNELVDVIRLWK
- a CDS encoding cation diffusion facilitator family transporter, whose amino-acid sequence is MDEKRETIGNLIKKGNRSSGSAAIGNTCIAIVKAVAFALTGSGSMFATMMHSIADAVNQLFVFTGSVLAEKRPTRRFPDGFGRVINLFCMVAVIVVTVMAYETMLEGFHLLKHPAEESGGYWINVLVLLLSIAADGFVWVKAMNEVLHEARVEAKGLSKLTVSLKNVKRAAPPTRLVYYEDLVATTGGLLAMIAVLVTALTDFHLLDGITSILIAFMMIGVAFRVGYDNMVGLIGVAAPPEIEDKVAKIIFDEPQVTDIFQMRILQEGRYYHIEGLIELRRGLSLADADDIKFKVRDKLLADPHISDVTLGILEDNGVRNWVPQHE
- a CDS encoding ABC transporter substrate-binding protein, with protein sequence MDNNISHFLRLAADINTPFRIHEPLMVSIEQLAEVLCCTPRNVKFILRKLEEKSFIHWQPGRGRGHISELTFVRSVDEVLEDALQELIGRGKIKQGIDLIGLPEVNGPLKERLLTLLNKQMGYHSETESTEGLDVLRITRNRHMQKLDPSCVYTAFEAFLISQMYSTLVTYEASGGRFLPALAHMWEVNETYTSYIFYLRKGVRFHHGRVMTARDVKETLQRLKDQNSPALWHFRHITGVELLGDHRIRFDLSSPNRFFLHLLSSIYMSILPCDVEFSAEKPLGTGPYRVMNLSDDVLVLAAFDDYYGIRPLLDRVEIWYLPDQRVSERHYQLPDVEEFRPSSEPCTNNSIDYPALGCRYILTNFRKKGIQNNLHFRQAMRLLYHPLALIRELGGNRITPADSFLPWRSRKSTWVEPSLEQAKQLLDLSGYSGEVITLGYLPKKDEREEAEWLQRRGAGIGLQFRLLDYKDYNLKEIMCQANFVFAEEVLEDDWQWGMINYFVNKSNHLHVLLEDSQRDRIEQELAHFAELPEEGRCRLLEQMEDLLRDNAWLLYGCHMNKRAQLNQSLFGLHTGSFGFLDISRLWIKTGFQ